The following coding sequences lie in one Cyanobacterium sp. Dongsha4 genomic window:
- the clpB gene encoding ATP-dependent chaperone ClpB has protein sequence MQPTNPQQFTEKAWEAIVKTPDIAKQNQHQQIESEHLLKSLLEQQGLATSIFNKADVSLTRLRDRTDEFINRQPKVKNVSDSVYLGKSLDTLLDRAEKYRKEFEDDFISIEHIILGYAQDDRFGKNLLKEFNLDENKLKTIIKEIRGSQKVTDQNPEGKYESLTKYGRDLTELARQGKLDPVIGRDDEVRRTIQILSRRTKNNPVLIGEPGVGKTAIVEGLAQRIINRDVPESLLDRTLIALDMGALIAGAKYRGEFEERLKAVLKEVTESEGNIILFIDEIHTVVGAGATQGAMDAGNLLKPMLARGELRCIGATTLDEYRKYIEKDAALERRFQSVYVGEPNVIDTISILRGLKERYEVHHGVKIADNALVAAAMLSNRYITDRFLPDKAIDLVDESAAKLKMEITSKPEELDEVDRKILQLEMERLSLKKEDDPASKERLAKLEQELGNLKEQQSAFNAQWQSEKDIIDEIRNLRESMERINVEIQQAERDYDYNKAAELRYGKLNDLQQQIKDKETALAEKQTTGKSLLREEVEESDIAEIISKWTGIPISKLVESEKEKLLHLEDQLHERVIGQNEAVIAVSEAIQRSRAGLSDPNRPTASFIFLGPTGVGKTELAKALAGILFDTEEAIVRIDMSEYMEKHTVSRLMGAPPGYVGYEEGGQLTEAIRRRPYSVVLFDEIEKAHPDVFNVMLQILDDGRLTDSQGRTVDFSNTIIIMTSNIGSQFILDVAGDDSKYEEMRSRVMEAMRGSFRPEFLNRIDEIIIFHSLEKSQLRHIVKLQVARLESRLEEQKLSLKMSDSALDFLAEIGYDPVYGARPLKRAVQKYLETAIAKSILRGEFKDGDTIFVDVEDERLSLKRLPDDLFIKS, from the coding sequence GTGCAACCAACAAATCCACAACAATTTACAGAAAAAGCATGGGAGGCAATAGTCAAAACTCCCGATATAGCAAAGCAAAATCAACATCAACAAATTGAGTCGGAACATCTGTTAAAATCTCTTTTAGAACAACAGGGATTGGCTACAAGTATCTTTAATAAAGCCGATGTTAGTTTAACTCGTTTGCGCGATCGCACCGATGAATTTATCAATCGTCAACCAAAGGTTAAAAACGTTTCTGACTCGGTATATTTAGGAAAAAGCCTTGATACTCTCTTGGATAGGGCAGAAAAATACCGCAAAGAATTTGAAGATGATTTCATTTCCATTGAACATATTATCTTAGGTTATGCCCAAGATGACCGTTTCGGTAAAAATTTATTAAAAGAGTTTAATCTCGATGAAAATAAACTAAAAACAATCATTAAAGAAATTAGAGGAAGCCAGAAAGTGACTGATCAAAATCCTGAAGGAAAATACGAATCTTTGACTAAATATGGTCGAGATTTGACGGAATTGGCAAGACAAGGAAAGTTAGATCCTGTTATCGGTAGAGATGATGAAGTCCGCCGTACTATTCAAATCCTGTCTCGTCGCACGAAAAACAACCCCGTTTTAATCGGTGAGCCGGGGGTAGGAAAAACTGCTATTGTAGAGGGATTAGCCCAACGTATTATAAACCGAGATGTACCCGAATCACTGCTCGATCGCACTCTTATTGCCTTAGACATGGGTGCATTGATAGCAGGGGCGAAATATCGGGGGGAATTTGAAGAAAGACTCAAAGCCGTATTGAAAGAAGTTACCGAATCCGAAGGTAATATCATCCTTTTCATCGATGAGATACATACCGTTGTCGGTGCAGGGGCTACTCAAGGGGCAATGGATGCAGGAAACCTCTTAAAACCCATGTTAGCAAGGGGAGAATTGCGTTGTATTGGGGCGACAACCCTCGATGAATACCGCAAGTATATCGAAAAAGATGCAGCGTTAGAAAGACGTTTTCAATCGGTGTATGTAGGCGAACCTAATGTCATTGATACTATCTCTATTTTAAGGGGATTGAAGGAACGTTATGAAGTTCATCACGGGGTAAAAATTGCTGACAATGCTCTCGTAGCGGCGGCAATGTTGTCAAATCGTTATATTACGGATCGCTTTTTGCCAGACAAAGCCATTGATTTAGTGGATGAATCGGCGGCGAAGTTGAAAATGGAAATCACCTCTAAACCCGAAGAATTGGACGAAGTCGATCGCAAAATTCTCCAATTAGAGATGGAAAGATTATCATTGAAAAAAGAAGATGATCCAGCGTCAAAAGAGAGATTAGCGAAGCTAGAGCAAGAATTAGGGAATTTGAAAGAGCAACAGTCAGCTTTTAACGCTCAATGGCAGTCAGAAAAGGATATTATCGACGAAATCCGCAATTTACGGGAATCTATGGAACGGATTAACGTAGAAATTCAACAGGCGGAAAGGGATTATGATTACAATAAAGCCGCCGAGTTGCGTTACGGTAAATTAAACGATTTACAACAGCAAATTAAAGACAAAGAAACGGCTTTAGCGGAAAAACAAACTACGGGTAAATCCCTTTTACGAGAAGAGGTGGAAGAATCTGACATTGCGGAAATCATCTCGAAATGGACTGGTATTCCCATCAGTAAATTAGTAGAATCGGAAAAAGAAAAATTATTGCACCTTGAAGATCAACTTCATGAGCGAGTAATTGGGCAAAATGAGGCAGTTATTGCCGTTTCTGAAGCTATACAACGTTCTCGTGCTGGTTTAAGCGATCCTAATCGCCCTACCGCTAGTTTTATCTTTTTAGGTCCTACAGGTGTCGGTAAAACGGAATTAGCTAAGGCTTTAGCTGGTATTCTCTTTGACACAGAGGAGGCGATCGTACGCATCGATATGTCTGAGTATATGGAGAAACACACCGTTTCCCGTTTAATGGGTGCGCCTCCGGGATATGTTGGCTATGAAGAAGGTGGGCAATTAACCGAAGCGATACGCCGTCGCCCTTACTCGGTGGTATTATTTGATGAAATTGAAAAAGCCCATCCCGATGTGTTTAATGTCATGTTGCAAATTCTCGATGATGGCAGACTGACGGATTCTCAGGGACGCACTGTGGACTTTTCTAATACCATTATTATCATGACTTCTAATATTGGATCGCAATTTATCCTTGATGTGGCGGGGGATGATAGTAAATATGAGGAGATGCGTAGTCGGGTAATGGAGGCGATGCGCGGTAGTTTCCGCCCAGAATTCCTTAACCGTATCGATGAAATTATCATCTTCCATAGTCTGGAAAAATCCCAGTTACGGCATATCGTTAAACTCCAAGTTGCCCGTTTAGAAAGCCGTTTAGAGGAGCAAAAATTATCCCTCAAAATGTCTGATTCTGCCTTAGATTTCCTTGCAGAAATTGGCTATGATCCAGTATATGGTGCAAGACCTTTAAAACGTGCAGTACAAAAATACTTAGAAACTGCGATCGCCAAGTCTATTTTAAGGGGAGAATTTAAAGACGGAGATACCATTTTTGTGGATGTAGAAGACGAAAGATTGAGTTTAAAGCGTTTGCCTGATGACTTATTCATTAAATCTTAA
- the pth gene encoding aminoacyl-tRNA hydrolase translates to MNEKNLVIPEVIIGLGNPEKKYEQTRHNIGFEVVDFLADKWGGSLQKNTKFNALFCEVVTPNRQKIKLVKPLTYMNKSGQSVRAVLDWYKLTRESILVVYDDMDLEFGRIRLRLSGSAGGHNGMKSIISHVGGQDFPRFRIGIGKSGHKDATIGHVLGKFSAEERREMNSLMLLVYDAIASSLTDGVEKTMSLYNKKSII, encoded by the coding sequence ATGAATGAAAAAAATTTGGTTATTCCTGAAGTTATTATTGGTTTAGGAAATCCTGAAAAAAAATACGAACAAACTAGGCATAATATCGGCTTTGAAGTAGTAGATTTTTTAGCGGATAAGTGGGGCGGAAGTTTACAAAAAAATACGAAATTTAATGCTTTATTTTGTGAAGTTGTTACTCCTAATCGGCAGAAAATTAAGTTAGTTAAACCTTTAACTTATATGAATAAGTCGGGGCAGTCGGTGAGGGCAGTTTTAGACTGGTATAAGTTGACTAGAGAATCTATTTTAGTGGTTTATGATGATATGGATTTGGAGTTTGGTAGAATTAGATTGCGTCTATCTGGCTCTGCAGGAGGGCATAATGGAATGAAATCGATTATTTCTCATGTAGGAGGTCAGGATTTTCCTCGTTTTCGCATTGGTATTGGGAAATCTGGTCATAAAGATGCTACTATTGGTCATGTTTTGGGAAAGTTTTCCGCCGAAGAAAGAAGGGAAATGAATAGTTTAATGTTGTTAGTATATGATGCGATCGCATCTAGTTTAACAGATGGTGTTGAAAAAACCATGAGTCTTTATAATAAAAAATCAATTATTTAA
- the tsf gene encoding translation elongation factor Ts, with protein MAEISAKLVKELRDKTNAGMMDCKKALAENDGDMAKAMEWLRQKGITSAEKKSGRVAAEGIVESYIHTGGRIGVLVEVNCETDFVARREDFQALAKNIAMQIAACPNVEYIKISDIPQDVVTKEKEIEMGREDLASKPENIREKIVDGRINKRLGEMCLLSQPYIRDQGITVEELITQQIAKIGENIQVRRFQRFILGEGIEKEETNFAEEVAAQAGMK; from the coding sequence ATGGCAGAAATAAGCGCAAAACTGGTAAAAGAATTAAGAGATAAGACTAATGCAGGGATGATGGATTGTAAAAAAGCCCTTGCAGAAAATGATGGTGATATGGCTAAAGCCATGGAATGGTTACGCCAAAAAGGTATTACTTCTGCGGAGAAAAAATCTGGTAGAGTTGCCGCCGAAGGTATTGTAGAAAGCTACATTCACACTGGTGGTAGAATAGGCGTTTTGGTAGAAGTTAACTGTGAAACCGACTTCGTTGCCCGTCGTGAAGATTTCCAAGCCTTAGCTAAAAACATTGCGATGCAAATTGCGGCTTGTCCTAATGTTGAATACATTAAAATTAGTGACATTCCTCAAGATGTCGTTACTAAGGAAAAAGAAATTGAAATGGGTAGGGAAGACTTAGCAAGTAAGCCTGAAAATATCCGTGAAAAAATTGTTGACGGTAGAATTAACAAGCGTTTAGGTGAAATGTGTTTGCTTTCTCAACCTTATATCAGAGATCAAGGTATTACCGTAGAGGAGTTAATCACCCAACAAATTGCAAAAATTGGTGAAAACATCCAAGTGCGTCGTTTTCAACGCTTTATCTTAGGTGAGGGCATTGAGAAAGAAGAAACTAATTTTGCTGAGGAAGTTGCCGCCCAAGCTGGTATGAAGTAA